TGCAAGAATGTTTTCTATTCCAGCATTCTGAAACTGTTCCAGTACATACTGAGCATCCTGACGTGTCATATTTAAACAAGGCATATGGATTACAGATTGAACACCGCAAACGTTTTTAATATGCTTTGCAATTTCTACAGAATTATTGCAGTTTTCGCTTCCACCGGCTCCAAAGGTTACGGAAATAAAATCTGGAGAAAGACCTTTTAACTCATCGAGAGTAGAAAAAATAGTATCGATTGGCATGGTCTTTTTAGGAGGAAATACTTCGAATGAAAATATTGTTTTAGTCATATTTTGTTATTATATAAAGAAACGAATATGTGGTAAAGACAAATAAAATCACTCAAAGCTATGACATTTGTCATAAATCTTAGGTAACTTTAGTTATTTTGAATGATTTAAATGTATAAAATGTTATATTACTTATGACAATTATATTATAATTTGTCTAAGAAAAAAACACAAAACTATCAGTATGATAGTTGTAAATTTCCTAGGGGGATAAAATGAAGTTATTAAACAAAGGTATTGTATCTTTTTTTGCAGCTGTTTTTGTTACTTCATTACTTTTTGTAACCGGATGTTCATCATCAAAAGTTGCTTCTGGTAATGGAAAACAACTGGTTATGGACTCTGCAATTAAGCAGGGAAAACTTGACAATGGAATGTCATATTTTATTCGTGAAAATGGAGAACCAAAAAATCGTATCCAGCTTAGACTGGTTGTAAAAGCTGGTTCGTGCATGGAGGAAGACGATCAGAAAGGTGTTGCTCATTTTGTAGAACATATGTGTTTTAATGGAACTGAGCATTTTGAAAAGTCTGCAATCGTTGATTATTTTGAATCTATTGGTATGCAGTTTGGACCAGAAGTAAATGCATATACTAGTTTTGAAGAAACTGTTTATATGCTTGAGCTTCCAGCTGATGACCCGGAGATATTAAAAACAAGTCTTATGGTACTTCATGACTGGGCTAGTGCTGTTTCTTTTAATCCGGAAGAAATCGATAAGGAACGTGGTGTAATTGTTGAAGAATGGCGTCTTAGAAATCAGGGTCTTAATGGACGTGTTACAGATAAGTTAATTCCACTTATTTTCAAGGATTCAAGATTTGAAGGAAGATTACCAATTGGAAGCATGGATGTAGTTAAAAATGCTTCTTACGATCGTATTAAAGATTTTTATAAGAAATGGTATAGACCGGAACTTATGTCTGTAGTTGCAGTAGGTGATGCAAAATCAGATGTTCTTGAAAAAGCGATTAAAGAAGTGATGGGTACAATTCCTGCTTCAGAGAAGAAGATTAAATCACCAGAATTTAAAGTTCCTTTGCAGTCTAAGAAAAAAATTGAAATAATGCGCGATAAAGAGTTGAACATTTTGCAGGTTGAAATCTATCAGCAGGCAAAGGATAACTCTCCTGTAACAACAGTAGAGCAGCTCAGAAAAGAATATGCACTAAATATTGCTGCAAGCGTATTGAATATGCGTTGTCAGGAGATTTCAAATCAGCCTTCTGCAGAATGGCTTGGTGCAGGTGTTGGATCAACAGGTTTTGCAAATAACAATCCTATTTATGTAATGCAGCTGTTTCCTAAAACAGACCGCTTTGAACAGGCTTTTAAAGCATTCTTAGATGAATATGAACGTTTTATGCTTCATGGAATTACTGAAGCAGAGCTTAATAGAGCAAAGCAGTCTATGTTGCAGAGTTTCCAGCAGAACTATGCTAATAAGGATAAACATCCTTCAGCAAATTTTGCAGGCAGTATTGTAAGTCATATTGTAAGTGGACGTATTTATTTATCTGATGAAGATGCTTTCAAATTAGATACAGAAATTACAAATCAGATTACTGCTGAGGAAATTCTTGAAGTTGCAAAAGAAGCATTTGAAAATCGTGGAACTTTGATGCTTGTTCTTGTTCCTGAGTCAATGAATGCACCTTCTGAAAAGGAAATTCTTGATATCTGGAATAATTATGAAAGTGAATCAGCAAAAGAAGCTTATGTGGATGATACAGGCGATAATAAGCTGATGGATAAGCCGTCAAAAAAAGCTAAGGTTACTGAGAAAAAAGCAATCAAGGAACTTGGCGGAACTCAGTATACTTTTGAAAACGGTGTAAAAATCATTACTAAAAAAACTGATTTCCAGAAGGACTCAATTGTAGTTTATGGTGGAAGCAAGGGTGGATATTATCAGCTGAAGGAAGAAGAAATTCCTTCTGCAAAGATTGCCAGGGAATATG
The Treponema bryantii DNA segment above includes these coding regions:
- a CDS encoding M16 family metallopeptidase, producing MKLLNKGIVSFFAAVFVTSLLFVTGCSSSKVASGNGKQLVMDSAIKQGKLDNGMSYFIRENGEPKNRIQLRLVVKAGSCMEEDDQKGVAHFVEHMCFNGTEHFEKSAIVDYFESIGMQFGPEVNAYTSFEETVYMLELPADDPEILKTSLMVLHDWASAVSFNPEEIDKERGVIVEEWRLRNQGLNGRVTDKLIPLIFKDSRFEGRLPIGSMDVVKNASYDRIKDFYKKWYRPELMSVVAVGDAKSDVLEKAIKEVMGTIPASEKKIKSPEFKVPLQSKKKIEIMRDKELNILQVEIYQQAKDNSPVTTVEQLRKEYALNIAASVLNMRCQEISNQPSAEWLGAGVGSTGFANNNPIYVMQLFPKTDRFEQAFKAFLDEYERFMLHGITEAELNRAKQSMLQSFQQNYANKDKHPSANFAGSIVSHIVSGRIYLSDEDAFKLDTEITNQITAEEILEVAKEAFENRGTLMLVLVPESMNAPSEKEILDIWNNYESESAKEAYVDDTGDNKLMDKPSKKAKVTEKKAIKELGGTQYTFENGVKIITKKTDFQKDSIVVYGGSKGGYYQLKEEEIPSAKIAREYALYSGFNGKTLSQIKKIAVPLNLNIGFEINNTEECFYGNANKSNIEETLQYINIAFDKPQFTEEGWTTLINQYKQVAENYGAQPSRVFNDKINEMLYGNNLYFAPWNMDYINKMNPEIAERVYRERFGNPADFTFVFVGDFDEKKFVDLCAYYLGTLKTNDVKEETKYVYFPFPETSKTTTVKKGIDQKGEVYMCFGGELPECKDLEVSYKEGKIIDQLASVLDIRLREVIREDKGGSYGVSTGGFIDGWPERFYKVYIDFGCEPSREEELQAVVIETIKDIQSGNISDELIQKLKETYTRTIETSVRNNYWWLNRIGSEILFTYEPLWYTNDTGRVNEWITKEALVEAANKYLDTNRIVTGYLKPEK